The following are from one region of the Cloacibacterium sp. TD35 genome:
- a CDS encoding superoxide dismutase: MSFELPKLNYAYDALEPVIDARTMEIHHTKHHQAYVDNLNNAIKGTAHEGKTIEEICKTASDVPAIRNNGGGHFNHTLFWEILTPGGSKEPVGNVKSAIEAYGGFEKFKEDFSTAAKTRFGSGWAWLCKKEDGSLEVCSSANQDNTLMPGVGCGNPAILGLDVWEHAYYLHYQNRRPDYVSAFFDVINWDKVEENYNKL; this comes from the coding sequence ATGTCATTCGAATTACCAAAATTAAATTACGCTTATGATGCTCTTGAACCAGTAATTGATGCAAGAACAATGGAAATTCACCATACAAAACATCATCAAGCTTACGTAGATAACCTAAACAATGCTATAAAAGGTACAGCGCACGAAGGAAAAACAATTGAAGAAATCTGTAAAACAGCTTCTGATGTTCCTGCAATTAGAAATAATGGTGGTGGTCACTTTAATCACACTCTTTTCTGGGAAATTCTTACTCCAGGAGGAAGCAAAGAGCCTGTAGGAAATGTAAAATCAGCAATTGAAGCTTATGGTGGCTTTGAAAAATTCAAAGAAGATTTTTCTACAGCGGCTAAAACGAGATTCGGCTCTGGTTGGGCTTGGCTATGTAAAAAAGAAGATGGTAGCTTAGAAGTTTGTTCTTCGGCTAATCAAGATAATACTTTAATGCCTGGAGTGGGTTGTGGAAATCCTGCAATTCTAGGTTTAGACGTTTGGGAACATGCTTATTACTTGCATTACCAAAACAGAAGACCAGATTATGTTTCTGCATTTTTTGATGTAATCAACTGGGATAAAGTAGAAGAAAATTATAATAAATTATAA
- a CDS encoding DUF6146 family protein: protein MKKVILIIATIFLIISCSSPQNIAKDANNQTAMKPEKNDDGEWDLDVIDTQYDYFLNAIAKPMSYYSEEYLKSKNTFLVNEWNNYYYSGRYRNIIESSINYDPNEKYGLKFEYKLYQVFAYVQWKYGLKLQSLSMTEIR from the coding sequence ATGAAAAAAGTTATTCTAATTATTGCTACAATATTCTTAATTATAAGTTGTAGTAGCCCACAAAATATTGCTAAAGATGCCAATAATCAAACTGCAATGAAGCCAGAGAAAAATGATGATGGAGAATGGGATTTAGACGTGATAGATACTCAATATGATTATTTCTTAAACGCCATTGCAAAACCAATGAGCTATTATTCCGAAGAATATTTGAAATCTAAAAACACCTTTCTCGTTAATGAGTGGAACAATTATTACTATTCTGGGAGATACAGAAACATCATAGAATCTTCTATTAATTATGACCCAAACGAAAAATACGGCTTAAAATTCGAGTATAAACTGTATCAGGTTTTTGCCTATGTACAATGGAAATACGGTCTAAAACTGCAAAGTTTAAGCATGACCGAAATACGATAA
- a CDS encoding endonuclease/exonuclease/phosphatase family protein, with product MRKYFSLIAIAIFFIGFAQKSQVQVKRATIAFLNVENLWDTIPSADYIDGTLPINNPAFHRSVPIDSLKFLPVTEEYKGQWSDELLIGKKVIRYQNLADDFTPKSAKNYNSKVYQTKLANESKVISELGYQYTKTLPAIVGLIEVENRQVVQDLVKQPALNKVEWGIVHYNSYDARGIDVAVIYQKKRFTVTDTYKKEVVNYNEEGKRSYTRDVMVVKGLLDGEKVAVFMNHWPSRSGGEAASAPRRNAAAAVLKAEMDKIRAEEPDRLLFAMGDFNDDPVNASLTKHLGAVGDKKELSEERPYYNLMYKMFKSGVASLGYRDAPNLFDQIIVSKNALSDTLQKNYSVYKAEVFAPSYLITPDGQYKGYPYRSWAGDTFTGGYSDHFPSLVVLQKEFTPAQ from the coding sequence ATGAGAAAATATTTTAGCCTTATTGCAATAGCGATTTTCTTCATAGGATTTGCTCAAAAATCACAAGTTCAGGTTAAAAGAGCTACTATTGCCTTCCTAAATGTTGAAAACCTTTGGGATACCATTCCATCTGCAGATTACATTGACGGAACATTACCAATCAACAACCCTGCTTTCCACAGAAGTGTACCAATTGATTCCCTAAAGTTTTTACCAGTAACAGAAGAATACAAAGGTCAATGGAGTGATGAACTTCTTATCGGGAAAAAAGTAATCAGATATCAGAACTTAGCAGATGATTTTACCCCAAAAAGTGCTAAAAACTATAATTCTAAAGTTTACCAAACTAAACTAGCGAATGAATCTAAAGTAATCTCTGAGCTAGGTTATCAATACACCAAAACTCTACCCGCAATCGTAGGTTTAATAGAAGTAGAAAACAGACAAGTTGTTCAGGATTTAGTCAAACAACCTGCGCTTAACAAAGTAGAATGGGGCATCGTACACTACAATTCTTATGACGCAAGAGGAATAGACGTAGCTGTAATTTACCAAAAGAAAAGATTTACCGTAACAGATACTTATAAAAAAGAAGTGGTAAATTATAATGAAGAAGGCAAAAGAAGTTACACCAGAGATGTTATGGTAGTAAAAGGTTTATTAGACGGAGAAAAAGTAGCCGTTTTCATGAACCACTGGCCAAGTAGAAGCGGCGGCGAAGCTGCATCTGCACCTAGAAGAAATGCAGCCGCGGCAGTTCTAAAAGCAGAAATGGATAAAATAAGAGCCGAAGAACCAGACAGACTTCTTTTTGCGATGGGAGACTTTAATGACGACCCTGTAAATGCGAGTTTAACTAAACATTTAGGAGCTGTAGGTGATAAAAAAGAATTATCAGAAGAAAGGCCTTACTATAATTTAATGTATAAAATGTTCAAAAGCGGTGTAGCATCATTAGGTTACAGAGACGCTCCGAACTTATTTGACCAAATTATTGTATCTAAAAACGCTTTATCTGATACACTTCAGAAAAACTACAGTGTTTATAAAGCTGAAGTATTCGCGCCTTCTTATCTCATAACACCAGACGGACAGTATAAAGGCTACCCTTATCGTTCATGGGCTGGAGACACTTTTACAGGAGGATACAGTGACCACTTCCCATCTTTAGTAGTTTTACAAAAAGAATTTACACCAGCTCAATAA
- a CDS encoding carboxypeptidase-like regulatory domain-containing protein has translation MIKKLSIISIFGILSFSALQAQTTVYAYLKDAQGKPVENAEVDLRDSDNDVKADKIGYFQFVDMKPGHYSITISKPGFDQKIIEFDVYANESKKDLGSISLAPALDMADLGVITIDDSDTQDSDNGSVQPTVGLLSSGRDAFANVAAFELGAYWFRPRGVDNRFEDILFNGVSMSKNDDGRVDFSNWGGLNDVTRYPLEYVENITPSEYTFGNLGGVAYYNTRASSYRKGTSLAYSFTNRSYFHRAMATYNSGLNKKGWAYTFSASRRWAEEGVIEGTYQDAYAYFLSVEKRLGERHSLNFTAFGAPTYRGSNSPNTQEVYDLSGKNYNSYWGWQDGEKRNSRIRKVFEPVFQMAHYWKIGKSSNLNSTFSYQQGEDARSRLDWFHGADPNPTYYRKLPSYVFAPATYDDSDGGYSITTEEFNAYTPLYNDAINSWRQNKAGQQIDWASLYNANLNNLERGAVYTVVEDVNRDKTLNFVSHFDTRLKDNWKLNVNFNYQNLRSDNFRRIKDLLGAAYANNLDAFGGDKPYNLDRESTIVYEGDRTQYSYLLNRDAASLNISTEIDLKRWNFILSGFSSYSESFRDGHYRNHFYLNNSKGKSDVYTSLDYGVKGKLTYKLDGKNFLVYNGAFFTLAPTLNEIFINPRVNDFVTPNLQNQEIASSDFSYITRGQVLKLRLTGYYTSIKNSTEIARYFAEGIQLGTDATAQDAFVAEILSGIDKKYMGAEFAADVKISPTLTTVLVVSYGDYTINNNPTAYVSIDSDLYPNGYDEIGAAKLKGYKIAGTPQKAASLSFRYNSPKYWWFGMSANYLMDQYLDFSALNRTPNFYTNPETGDNYIHPITGEVVTQSDVDALNKQKKFDDQFMLNANVGKSFLLGKYRMGISLSVNNILNNRDYVTGGFEQGRKSNFTESYVDNVISPVSLFGPKLWYDRGTTFFANVYLRF, from the coding sequence ATGATTAAGAAATTATCAATTATCTCAATATTTGGGATACTTTCTTTCTCGGCACTACAAGCGCAAACTACAGTTTATGCCTATCTTAAAGATGCACAAGGCAAACCAGTAGAAAATGCTGAAGTTGATTTGAGAGATTCAGACAATGATGTTAAGGCTGACAAAATTGGCTATTTCCAATTTGTGGATATGAAGCCAGGACATTATTCTATTACAATTTCGAAGCCGGGCTTTGACCAAAAAATCATTGAATTTGATGTTTATGCAAATGAGAGCAAAAAAGATTTAGGTTCTATTTCTCTTGCACCTGCACTAGACATGGCAGATTTAGGAGTTATTACTATTGACGATTCTGACACTCAAGACTCAGATAACGGTAGCGTTCAGCCTACTGTAGGTTTGTTAAGTTCTGGTAGAGATGCTTTTGCTAATGTAGCAGCATTCGAATTAGGGGCATATTGGTTTAGACCTAGAGGTGTAGATAACCGCTTTGAAGATATTTTATTCAATGGTGTTTCTATGTCTAAAAATGATGATGGTAGAGTAGATTTCAGTAACTGGGGAGGTTTAAATGATGTAACTAGATATCCATTAGAATATGTAGAAAACATTACTCCATCGGAATATACTTTTGGTAACTTAGGAGGTGTAGCTTACTATAACACAAGAGCTTCTTCTTATAGAAAAGGTACCTCGTTAGCATATTCTTTTACCAATAGAAGTTATTTCCACAGAGCGATGGCTACTTATAATAGTGGACTTAATAAAAAAGGATGGGCATACACATTCTCTGCAAGTAGAAGATGGGCAGAAGAAGGTGTGATAGAAGGCACATACCAAGATGCTTATGCATACTTCTTGTCTGTAGAGAAAAGATTAGGAGAAAGACATTCACTTAATTTTACTGCATTTGGAGCGCCAACTTATAGAGGCTCTAACAGCCCAAATACACAAGAGGTGTATGACTTATCAGGTAAAAACTATAACTCTTATTGGGGATGGCAAGATGGTGAGAAAAGAAACTCTAGAATCAGAAAAGTTTTCGAACCTGTATTCCAAATGGCTCATTATTGGAAAATCGGAAAATCATCTAACTTAAATTCTACTTTCTCTTACCAACAAGGTGAGGATGCTAGAAGCAGATTAGATTGGTTTCATGGTGCAGATCCTAACCCTACTTACTACAGAAAATTACCAAGTTATGTTTTCGCTCCAGCTACTTATGATGATAGTGACGGCGGATATAGTATTACTACTGAAGAATTTAATGCATACACACCATTATATAATGATGCAATTAACAGTTGGAGACAAAATAAAGCAGGACAACAAATCGATTGGGCTTCTCTTTACAATGCTAACTTAAACAATCTCGAAAGAGGTGCTGTTTATACAGTGGTGGAAGATGTAAATAGAGATAAAACATTAAATTTTGTTTCTCACTTTGATACGAGATTAAAGGATAACTGGAAATTAAATGTTAACTTTAATTACCAAAACCTAAGATCAGATAACTTTAGAAGAATCAAAGATTTATTAGGCGCTGCGTATGCTAATAATTTAGATGCTTTCGGTGGAGATAAACCATACAATCTAGACAGAGAAAGCACTATAGTTTATGAAGGAGATAGAACACAATATTCTTACCTTCTTAATAGAGATGCAGCTTCACTAAACATTTCTACAGAAATAGATTTAAAAAGATGGAACTTTATCTTATCTGGTTTCTCTTCTTATTCAGAATCATTTAGAGATGGTCACTACAGAAACCACTTCTACTTAAATAATTCTAAAGGTAAGAGTGATGTTTACACTTCATTAGACTATGGGGTAAAAGGTAAACTTACATATAAATTAGACGGTAAAAATTTCTTAGTATATAACGGCGCTTTCTTTACATTAGCACCTACACTTAATGAAATTTTCATTAACCCAAGAGTAAATGATTTTGTAACTCCAAATTTACAAAACCAAGAAATTGCTTCTTCTGATTTCAGTTACATTACAAGAGGTCAAGTTCTTAAACTAAGATTAACAGGTTACTATACTTCAATCAAAAACTCTACAGAAATTGCTAGATATTTTGCAGAAGGTATTCAATTAGGTACAGATGCTACAGCACAAGATGCTTTCGTAGCAGAAATCTTATCAGGAATTGATAAAAAATATATGGGAGCAGAATTTGCTGCAGATGTTAAAATTTCACCTACTTTAACTACAGTATTAGTAGTAAGCTACGGTGATTATACCATCAATAATAACCCTACTGCTTACGTTTCTATTGACTCAGATTTATATCCTAATGGTTATGACGAAATAGGGGCGGCAAAACTTAAAGGTTATAAAATTGCTGGAACTCCGCAAAAAGCCGCTTCATTAAGCTTCAGATATAATTCACCTAAATACTGGTGGTTTGGTATGTCTGCAAACTATTTGATGGATCAATATTTAGATTTCTCTGCACTAAACAGAACCCCTAACTTCTATACTAATCCAGAAACTGGTGATAATTATATTCACCCAATTACTGGTGAGGTAGTAACTCAAAGTGATGTAGATGCATTAAACAAGCAAAAGAAATTTGATGACCAGTTTATGCTTAATGCAAACGTTGGTAAGTCATTCTTATTAGGTAAATACAGAATGGGAATTAGTTTAAGTGTAAACAATATCCTAAATAATAGAGATTATGTAACTGGTGGTTTTGAACAAGGTAGAAAGTCTAACTTTACAGAATCATATGTAGATAATGTAATTTCGCCAGTTTCATTATTTGGTCCGAAATTATGGTATGACAGAGGAACTACTTTCTTTGCTAATGTTTACTTAAGATTTTAA
- a CDS encoding DUF5689 domain-containing protein — MKKYFSIIRIFILSLTVFLTSCVQDDVYSTPDLQGKCQDLTPTKTIAEVKAAFASASTNNITITEDIIIEGYVSSSDETGNVYKTIYLQDAPENPTQGLVVSVDAVSTYTSYPQGAKVYIKLKGLAFGKYGNVLQVGYMNLDPVTNTTTFGRIPEKLVANHLVRSCAPKAKIVPKVITLSQLASSIDPLIGALVQVNNAEFPVNLLCNVYAPNGTSVDRRIVDPTRPTDASTRVVRNSGYASFASDQLPAGNGTFVGVLSKYNTTYQFYINRVSDLKMNGPRLDGSTPSCSFSTTGKTMKTVAEVKAYFSGTLVQIPDNAYLKAQVTANDKTGNLYKYIYVEDKTGGIRVNIDMTSLYADPRFFVGKHVLINLKDLYVGAVNGEVQLGGLFNTNVGRVLPNDIYKHFFPTTDFSEVIATEKTIAGLADSDVGRWIKIKDLQFIENDLGETYSGLRTLEDCSGKKITLNTSSFATFSGDQLDTGKGDVYAILTKYNTSYELWITNRLGADLDGNRCDGTLPVFTTIFSDGFTNLSNWTAVNVTGTKVWTTTTYGNPAPSAYMDGGRAVNEDWLISKKIAIPSDYSTISFSFESDGRYNSDPNVPSLEVYVTDNYTGNVTTTAWTKKTVNLDTDLNAFAGFVGTGKIDVTSFKGKDLVVAFKYKSVAGFSTTWELDNFSVKGMK; from the coding sequence ATGAAAAAATATTTTTCAATTATAAGAATTTTCATTTTGTCACTTACGGTCTTTTTAACCAGTTGTGTACAAGATGATGTGTATTCGACACCAGATTTACAAGGAAAGTGTCAAGATCTAACGCCTACTAAAACTATTGCTGAGGTAAAGGCAGCTTTTGCTTCTGCTTCAACTAATAATATTACCATTACAGAAGATATCATCATAGAAGGCTATGTTTCTTCTTCTGATGAAACAGGAAATGTTTATAAGACTATTTATTTACAAGACGCACCAGAAAATCCTACTCAAGGTTTAGTAGTAAGTGTAGACGCTGTAAGTACTTATACTTCTTATCCACAAGGTGCTAAAGTATACATTAAACTAAAAGGCTTAGCTTTTGGTAAATATGGTAACGTTTTACAAGTAGGTTATATGAACCTAGATCCTGTGACCAATACTACTACTTTTGGAAGAATTCCAGAAAAATTAGTAGCAAATCACTTAGTAAGATCTTGTGCTCCTAAAGCTAAAATTGTTCCTAAAGTAATTACTTTATCTCAATTGGCATCTTCTATCGATCCACTAATTGGAGCTTTAGTTCAAGTGAATAATGCAGAGTTCCCAGTAAATCTTCTTTGTAATGTTTATGCTCCAAACGGAACTTCTGTGGATAGAAGAATTGTAGACCCTACTAGACCTACCGATGCAAGTACTAGAGTAGTAAGAAATAGTGGCTATGCGTCTTTTGCATCAGATCAGTTGCCAGCAGGTAATGGTACTTTTGTAGGTGTTTTAAGTAAATATAACACTACTTATCAATTCTATATCAATAGAGTTTCAGATCTTAAGATGAATGGCCCTAGATTAGATGGTTCTACACCTTCTTGTTCTTTTAGCACTACTGGAAAAACCATGAAAACTGTAGCAGAAGTAAAAGCTTATTTCTCTGGTACTTTAGTGCAAATTCCAGATAATGCATATCTTAAAGCTCAAGTAACTGCTAATGATAAAACAGGAAATTTATACAAATACATTTATGTAGAAGATAAAACAGGTGGTATTAGAGTGAATATAGACATGACTTCTCTATATGCAGACCCAAGATTCTTTGTAGGTAAACACGTATTAATCAATCTTAAAGATTTATATGTAGGTGCTGTAAATGGTGAAGTACAATTGGGTGGATTATTTAATACAAACGTAGGTAGAGTTTTACCAAATGATATTTATAAACACTTCTTCCCAACTACTGATTTTAGTGAAGTTATCGCTACAGAAAAAACCATTGCAGGTCTTGCAGATTCTGATGTAGGTAGATGGATTAAAATTAAAGACCTTCAATTTATTGAAAATGATTTAGGAGAAACTTATTCTGGTCTTAGAACTTTAGAAGACTGTTCAGGTAAGAAAATTACACTAAACACTAGTAGTTTTGCTACATTCTCTGGTGATCAGTTAGATACAGGAAAAGGTGATGTTTATGCAATCCTTACTAAATATAACACTTCATATGAACTTTGGATTACCAATAGATTAGGAGCTGATTTAGATGGTAATAGATGTGATGGCACATTGCCAGTTTTCACAACTATTTTTAGTGATGGATTTACTAACCTTTCAAATTGGACTGCTGTTAATGTTACTGGTACAAAAGTTTGGACCACTACTACCTATGGAAATCCAGCGCCAAGTGCTTATATGGATGGTGGTCGTGCTGTCAATGAGGACTGGTTAATATCTAAAAAAATTGCAATTCCTTCTGATTATTCTACAATATCATTCTCATTTGAATCAGATGGTAGATATAATTCTGATCCAAATGTTCCATCGCTAGAAGTTTATGTTACTGATAATTATACAGGTAATGTAACAACTACAGCTTGGACTAAGAAAACAGTTAACCTAGATACAGATTTAAATGCATTTGCAGGATTTGTGGGTACTGGTAAAATAGATGTAACTTCTTTTAAAGGAAAAGATTTAGTAGTAGCATTCAAGTATAAGTCTGTAGCAGGCTTTTCTACAACCTGGGAATTAGACAACTTCTCTGTAAAAGGCATGAAGTAA
- a CDS encoding DUF6702 family protein: MKKFIGIIAIGLITMLMSFTLSDFYSSMTKVDYVEGSKTLKFTTKLNSGHIAEVLKINPNTTAFEAEVKRYVNDHFDVYVNGQNKVLTFTGSQVNGESVWVYFEANGVSDISSLKIKNNILLEAYPKQLNLVNIAYKGSQKNMTFMRGKEVNEISF, translated from the coding sequence ATGAAAAAATTTATAGGAATAATCGCAATAGGTTTAATCACAATGCTGATGAGTTTTACACTCTCAGATTTTTATTCTTCTATGACCAAGGTAGATTACGTGGAAGGCAGTAAAACGCTTAAATTTACCACAAAATTAAATTCTGGGCATATTGCAGAAGTTTTAAAAATTAACCCTAATACTACTGCTTTTGAAGCAGAAGTAAAAAGATATGTAAATGACCATTTTGACGTGTATGTAAATGGTCAAAATAAAGTGCTTACTTTCACAGGGAGCCAAGTAAATGGAGAAAGTGTCTGGGTATATTTCGAAGCAAATGGTGTTTCTGATATTTCTAGCTTAAAAATCAAGAACAATATCTTACTAGAGGCTTATCCTAAACAGCTCAACTTGGTAAACATTGCTTATAAAGGTTCACAAAAAAACATGACCTTTATGAGAGGTAAAGAAGTAAACGAAATTTCTTTTTAA
- a CDS encoding LOG family protein: protein MLDDNTSEDKRLQDSLRQKTWDETVTKDSWMVFKVMSEFVDGYEKLAKIGPCVSIFGSSRLKPEDPYYQMAVDIARKITEIGFGVITGGGPGIMEAGNKGAKEGNGKSIGLNIELPFEQNFNAFIDKPYSINFDYFFVRKVMFVKYSQGFIVLPGGFGTLDELSEALTLIQTHKIGKFPIVLVGTEFWSGLLDWFTETLLKNHLIKEEDLSLFRVVDTADEAVAHIKAFYDKYSVSVNF from the coding sequence ATGCTAGACGATAATACTTCAGAAGATAAAAGACTACAAGACAGTTTAAGACAAAAAACTTGGGACGAAACCGTAACCAAAGATTCTTGGATGGTTTTCAAAGTAATGTCTGAATTTGTAGATGGCTACGAAAAATTAGCCAAAATAGGACCATGTGTTTCTATTTTTGGCTCTTCAAGGTTAAAACCAGAAGATCCTTATTATCAAATGGCGGTAGATATTGCCAGAAAAATTACAGAAATAGGCTTCGGTGTTATTACTGGAGGAGGACCTGGAATTATGGAAGCTGGGAATAAAGGAGCGAAAGAAGGCAACGGAAAATCTATTGGCTTAAATATAGAATTGCCATTCGAACAGAATTTTAATGCTTTTATAGATAAACCTTATTCTATTAATTTCGATTACTTTTTCGTAAGAAAAGTGATGTTTGTAAAGTATTCTCAAGGCTTCATCGTTTTACCGGGAGGTTTTGGAACGCTGGATGAACTTTCGGAAGCGCTAACATTAATTCAGACGCATAAAATTGGCAAATTCCCGATCGTTTTAGTAGGAACTGAGTTTTGGAGCGGTCTTCTTGATTGGTTTACCGAAACTTTACTGAAAAATCATTTAATCAAAGAAGAAGATTTAAGTCTTTTCAGAGTGGTAGATACAGCAGATGAAGCAGTAGCTCATATTAAAGCTTTCTACGACAAATACTCAGTAAGCGTAAATTTCTAG
- a CDS encoding nucleotidyltransferase family protein, which produces MIKKALIFAAGKGTRLKPFTDSHPKALALVNDVPLLERNIKYLQSFGVTEFVINVHHFGEQIVEFLEKNNHFGAKIDISDEKDELLETGGGLLFAQKYLENENNFLIMNADILTDLNIHELVKFHETHLPLATLAVSDRNSSRKLFFNSEMVLKGWMNKNSGETKMAEFNNNFKELAFSGIHCINSSIFEKIKRRGKFSIMEEYLDLMFENNILGFQHEARLIDVGRPESVIEAEKYFK; this is translated from the coding sequence ATGATTAAAAAAGCTCTCATTTTCGCAGCAGGAAAAGGTACTCGTTTAAAACCTTTTACAGACAGCCATCCCAAAGCTTTGGCTTTGGTAAATGATGTTCCGCTGCTGGAAAGAAATATAAAATATCTGCAAAGTTTTGGGGTTACAGAATTTGTGATTAACGTGCATCATTTCGGGGAACAAATTGTAGAATTTTTAGAGAAAAACAATCATTTTGGAGCTAAAATTGATATTTCTGATGAAAAAGATGAACTTCTAGAAACAGGAGGTGGATTACTTTTTGCTCAAAAATATCTGGAAAACGAAAATAATTTCCTGATTATGAATGCTGACATTCTTACCGATCTGAATATTCATGAATTGGTAAAATTTCATGAAACGCATCTTCCATTAGCTACTCTAGCGGTTTCGGATAGAAATTCTTCCCGAAAACTTTTCTTCAATTCAGAGATGGTTTTAAAAGGTTGGATGAACAAAAATTCTGGGGAAACCAAAATGGCAGAATTTAACAATAATTTTAAAGAATTGGCTTTCAGCGGAATACATTGTATTAATTCTTCTATCTTTGAAAAAATAAAAAGAAGAGGAAAATTTTCTATCATGGAGGAATATTTGGATTTAATGTTTGAAAATAACATCTTAGGATTTCAGCACGAGGCAAGATTAATAGATGTAGGAAGGCCAGAATCTGTGATAGAAGCAGAAAAATATTTTAAATAA
- a CDS encoding RapZ C-terminal domain-containing protein, whose translation MDNKLNIDIYSFSYKKGGIPVDNSGNGGGFVFDCRGILNPGRIEEYKPQTGNDKPVQDFLETKTEMPQFIDLIKNLVSITINDYIARGFDHLQIAFGCTGGQHRSVYCAIKLGEFLQEKYPELVNVRVTHNEQPQLN comes from the coding sequence ATGGACAATAAACTTAACATAGACATTTACAGTTTTTCTTATAAAAAAGGTGGAATACCAGTAGATAACAGCGGAAATGGTGGCGGTTTTGTATTCGATTGTAGAGGAATTCTCAATCCAGGAAGAATAGAAGAATACAAACCTCAAACTGGTAATGATAAACCTGTTCAGGATTTTTTAGAAACCAAAACTGAAATGCCTCAATTTATAGACCTCATCAAAAACTTAGTAAGCATTACCATCAATGATTATATCGCTCGTGGTTTTGACCATTTGCAAATTGCTTTTGGTTGTACAGGCGGTCAACACAGAAGTGTTTATTGCGCCATTAAACTAGGCGAATTTTTACAGGAAAAATATCCAGAATTGGTAAATGTTAGGGTAACGCATAACGAACAACCCCAACTTAATTAA
- a CDS encoding aminoglycoside phosphotransferase family protein has translation MTNQEIAQLFFEEFLSEKATAFLALPQSGSARMNFIGKSSNETYVITYNENLLENEAFFYFTQVFSDLKLNTPQIFKINEERKLYIQEFLGDKTLSDIITQEGESERVKSMVKKTLDHLFQLQEKTQNKIDFSKTFEYEKYDELPIIHDLYYFKNYLIDILELPYHKSSLLKEFKKIAERIENLAPKSLMIRDFQARNIMVNDKDEVFFIDYQAAMEGLALYDVVSFLFQAKANFSENFKNEMLEYYFSFHPSEKRNNLEKSLKYCKMIRFTQVLGAYGFRGLIQRKPHFITSLEKGIQNLVEFTKTELEMNEYPELKKLILQLNTTETKNKIQKLIDGQ, from the coding sequence ATGACAAATCAAGAAATAGCACAACTTTTTTTCGAAGAATTTTTAAGCGAAAAGGCGACCGCATTTTTGGCATTGCCCCAAAGTGGCTCTGCGCGAATGAATTTTATAGGAAAATCTTCGAATGAAACTTACGTAATTACTTACAATGAAAATCTTCTAGAAAACGAAGCATTTTTCTATTTCACACAGGTTTTTTCAGATTTAAAGTTGAACACGCCTCAGATTTTTAAAATCAACGAAGAAAGAAAACTTTATATACAGGAATTTTTAGGAGACAAAACACTGTCTGACATCATTACGCAAGAAGGTGAATCTGAAAGGGTGAAATCTATGGTCAAAAAAACTTTAGACCATTTATTCCAACTTCAAGAAAAAACCCAAAACAAAATAGATTTTTCTAAAACTTTCGAGTACGAAAAGTATGACGAACTGCCAATTATACATGATTTGTACTACTTCAAAAATTATTTGATAGACATTCTAGAGTTGCCTTATCACAAATCTTCTTTATTAAAAGAATTCAAAAAAATTGCAGAAAGAATAGAAAATTTAGCCCCAAAATCATTGATGATACGAGATTTTCAGGCAAGAAATATTATGGTAAATGATAAAGACGAAGTTTTTTTCATCGATTATCAAGCGGCAATGGAAGGGCTGGCTCTTTACGATGTAGTTTCTTTTCTTTTCCAAGCCAAGGCCAATTTTTCTGAAAATTTCAAAAATGAAATGCTAGAATATTACTTCTCTTTTCATCCTTCAGAAAAAAGAAATAATTTAGAAAAATCTTTGAAATATTGTAAAATGATTCGTTTCACTCAAGTTTTAGGAGCGTATGGTTTTAGAGGACTCATTCAGAGAAAGCCCCATTTTATTACAAGTTTAGAAAAGGGAATTCAGAATTTAGTAGAATTCACCAAAACGGAACTCGAAATGAATGAATATCCTGAGCTTAAAAAGTTAATTCTACAACTGAACACAACAGAAACTAAAAATAAAATTCAAAAATTAATTGATGGACAATAA